The Juglans regia cultivar Chandler chromosome 1, Walnut 2.0, whole genome shotgun sequence nucleotide sequence gtaggcaaagcccaagtgcACAGGGCCATTAAGCTCATAATTCTGTCATAAATAGAAAACCAAGATGGATTATTCATACCTTATCTTTCGGAGTGCAGAAAATACATCTCTAATTAGAAGTGGTGAAGGAGTGACAAGTAAAGTCTGTGTTTGTCGGCATTCTTGAGCAACATCACCTTTAAGCAAAATAGACTATTTCATACGTTATATAAGAATCTTGCAGCAAGAAACAGTTTGGCAGACAATctaaatcatgaaaaaaaacatttgttaCTACCAAGATCACCGAGCTTGTTATACATCTCCCTTATTTTGCACCGGTTTGTGCCACATGCCTCTTCCAATGCTGATGTGACCAAACTTCCACCGATATTTAGTTCCTGGAGCATAGTATGACATGAGGACAAGCACGGGAGCAGATTCTTAGAGCCCGtttggatacttagaatatctcagtATATCTGTGAacagtagtgaaatagtttgagttaaaatgttttattgggttttgagaaatgagagagaaaaagttgaataaaaatattataaagttaaaaaattgtttgaatataattttttaatattatttatgttttgaaatttgaaaaagtagtattttttttgtgttttgtttggaaatttaggaaagttgtagtgattagatgaaaaaattaaaaatttgaaattaaaaagtattttatgtttgagtgatatttgagaaagaaatatctGATAATACTTGAGAACAGTTATAGTGCCAAACGAACCCTAATGTCAAAAGATTTCCAACCCCAGAGACTGGACAGGTTGAAAAGGTTCTTTAACCTGTCAGATTTTCGATTTTAGTAAATGGCACTCCTAAAGGTTTCTTCAATAGCTCTTGGGGCTTGAGAGTCTGAGACAAAGGGACCCTTTATCtcctattttgtttgttttggtaATGGATGTGTTGAGTAGAATGTTGAAGGCAGCGTCGGACAGGGGCATTATTTCGGGCTTCAAGGTGGGTGGCTCTTCGAATGGTTGCTTAATGTATCTCATCTTCTCTTCGTTGATGACACGTTGATCCTTTGTGAGCTGGACCCCAATCAGATTCACTCCTTGAGggcccttttgctttgttttgcaGCTGTCTTTGGACTTAAGGTGAATCTATTGAAATCTAAAATGGTTCATGTTGGCTTGGTTCATAACTTAGGTGAATTGGCTGCTATCTTGGGCTGCAAGGTGTCATCTTTGCCTATGAATATATTGGTCTTCCCTTGGGGACTCCTCATAAATCCAAGGCAATGTGAGATGGGATTGTTGAAAATATCGATATAGATTGGCCGGTTGGAAGAGGATTTATTTGTCCAAAGGTGGTAGAACCACCTTAATAAAGAGCACGTTATCTAACTTCTCAAcatactttttatctttatttcctttgcctGCAAGGGTGGCGAATAGACTAGAGAAGCTTTTTTGTGATTTCTTGTGGTGGTTTGGGCATTAGAAAGATGAAAAACTTCAATATTGCACTACTAGGGAAGTGGTTATGGCAGTACCATCGGGAAGGGGATGCTCTTTGGAGGAATTTTATTGATGTCAAATATGGGAGTGtttggggaggttggtgctcaAATGAATTAAGAGGGACATATggtgtgggagtttggaaatTTATCCGGAATGGATGGGAAGATTTCTTCAACAATTTGAGATTTGAGGTGGGAAGGGGAACACAAATCGGATTCTGGTAAGACACTTGGTGTGGTGAAGTTGCCTTGATGAATGCCTTCCCCTCTCTTCACAGGATTGCATTGGACAAGGATGCTTCAGTGGCCAATAACATGGCCATTTCTTCTGGTTCTCCTCAATGGTCTGTGAGGTTTATTAGAGCTGCCCGGGATTGGGAGATGGGAgatattacaaaattttatggTGCATTATATGCGCTAAATTTAAATGTTGGAGGGGAGGACATGTTGCTTTCGATTCATTCGGGGAACAAGAACTTCTCGGTAAACTCCTTTTATAAGGTTATGTCGATCCATTCTACCATTGTCTTcccttggaagagcatttggaggagtaaCGTTCCCCTCAAGGTTGCTTTATTTGGCTGGTTGGCCTCCCATGGAAAAATAGTGACTACTGATAAGCTAAGAAAGTGTGGTATTGTTATAACAGATTGGTGCTttatgcaaaaaagaaatggtgAATCAGCggattatcttcttcttcattacGCCGTGGTTAAGGCTATATGGGATGAAATCTTTACTAGACTTGGTATTGTTTGGTGGTAGATTTACTGTCATGTTGGAGAGGTATTCAGGGCAATCGTCAAATAGCAGTTGTatggaagatggtgcctctaTGTCTCATGTGGTGCACATGGAACGAACGGAACGGTCGTTGTTTTGATAACAAGGAACGTTCAATGGGAGGGTTCAAggactttttctttcatacattgttactttgggctttggctattGTATTTAAAGGGATtagttttaatgacttttatgatGTTTTCCACAGcgcttagcttgtaattaggttcatCTCTTGTACACTTCAGTGTACCGGAGCAAGGCCTAATTACATGGATCAATGaattcttcttacttataaaaaaaaaaattgccattGTCAGCAGAATCATTAAGAGTGCATTGGGCAGAAAGAACATTTAAAGTATCAAGGTTATGTATAACAATATCTAATCTGAGTATgtctcatcaaaatcatcaaaaccacACCCAAAATAATTAAGGTTTTGTTTGGTTAtgcaattcagatgagatgagatgagatgagatgagatgaaatgttttgttgaaagttgaataaaatattgttataatattatttttattttgagatttgaaaaagttgaattgtttattatattttgtgtgggagtttgagaaagttgtaatgattatatgaaaaaagatgagatgagatagtttggttttgtgtaaccaaaccatcCCTTAAGTTGCATCATAAACGCATCACATATTTCCATTTTTCCTGATATTATCAATTTTAGGGTACCTTTTCAGAAAAAGTAACAACAATAGGATGGGGATGGACTTGTAACTGAGAAACAGTGAAAACTCAATCAATTTTAAGAATAGAAatcagaaaatttaaaaatttcgcacaaatttaaaagaacaagaaaacaaGCAAACTTCTTTGATAGATCTCTACATAAACCATGCCCTTCACATAATGACTAGCCCCACAATGGTATTATTTATACAgcataaaccaaacaaaaagttACTAACGATATTTCTTTATTGTGATAACTGACCACCAAGTCAAAGTCATCTCCAACTCCAGAACAGGAGAAAGATTGCAGAGGGAAGGGACTCACTATATTTTCATGGTTAGCAGCAATCTTATTTGTGCACAAATATACGGCGGGCAACACATCCTCAGGAGACAAGGTCAGCAGACTGTCATAAAAACAATTGCAGGCAAAGATTGTGCCCCATTTAGATACCCTAATGAAACCATAACAGAAAGAATGTATATCTATCTATGTATCTATCAACAGTATCAAAGATGAAATCTACAGCAATAAACCTTCTGAACATATTGCACAACATAGAAGTAGCTTTTATCTTTCCTTTCTCATCCTCAAGCAGGTCAAATGTTCTCGCAAGATGTATATATGGAGCAGGTTGCCCACTTCTCCAGCATGCTGCAAATGTATCTCAGCAAGGTGAAATATTGccattaaaaatattgagaatcaAAAGATATGAACAAGAAAACTCAAGATGTTAGAGaacttcaaattataaaatgaccAACCATGCTTTATAGGATCGTATTTTTCTGACGGTAGTGCTACAAGAGTTGCATCCAGATCCTTTGTTAACAATGCCTGCACAGAGATATCGGGAGTATGTTCTGATTTCCCTGACGCATTCTTTTTTTGGCCAGGAGAGTAGTTGTCCATATTGCTCTGCTCCAGAACTGATTTAACAGAGTCACCAAGGCCACCCTGAGTATCACAGTAGTATATATCCAGTGCCTTGTTAACAtctccttttgttttatttaggaTGGTAGCAGCATAGCCATTAGATGATTCGTTACCGCTTATTATTTGAATAAACTGAGCTATTTCATCCCTGTATAATTTCGCATCATCATCAGGCACCAGATTTTCATCTTTAGGGCTTTCCTCCAACAAGGTTCCAACCTTACCACCTTGGGAAACATCAGGCAAAACTTTACTGAAAAACCTTGTTATTGTAGGTTGTTTTGATCCACCAGAGTACGACTTTGTATTGATCTTTACTTTCTTGTCCGGCTTATTCTCGGTCTTTGTTTTCGTTTTTCCAGGAGAAGTGccatttttaattgaattgacTTTTACCTTCTTGTTTGGCTCAGCCTCAATagtccttttcctttttccaggGGAAATGTTACTCTTGATTGAATCTATCAGGTTGACAGACTTATCAAATTGACTTAAAAATTTGTCCACACTTCCAACAGGATTGCTCGTAACAAAGCCTGGGTTTGAAACCGAGGTGGAGTCATTAAGTAAGCTTTTCTGAGAAGACTCAGAAGCTTTACTAGCTAATACTTGCTTGTGAAATTCAGTTTCACGCTCATAGAAATTGGAGGCCGCCTCAACAATATCCCTTCCAGAGCTGCTAATCAGATCTAAGATTTGGCTTCTAGTGACCCATGCTGGCAAACAATCACAAAGTTCCTGAATGATTTTCTCTGTTTCATCGTCATTTAACATGGATAGATCTTGTGAACAAGGTTGTTGGAGAGGAGATGCATCCTCATCATTCAATAAGACTGGATCTTGTGTAGCCGGTTCTTTCAGAGACAATGACGATTCCAACACAAAACCCGGATAACCAGTTTTAATGACTTTTGACACAGATGTCTCGGCCTCGTTATCCCGGTCCAGACACTCATTTGAGGCACCACTGGCATCCTTTTCAACCATCTCAAAAGAGCCTCGATAAAAGCCCCTCAAGAACTCTTTCTTGTTGGCCATTTCATCAACAAACCCAGCAAAATGCTTTCGCATTTTATTAGCATGCTTACTCTCAAGGTTTTCAACATCCAACCCCACTGTAGGAACAACACGCTTCGGTTTCAACAGCTTCACATAATTCCTAAGTTCATCATAGTTTGAATGTTCACTATACGGTACAAGATGAATATCAAAAGAATCCTTAGACCTCACCGTAAATTTATTGCGCTTCACTTCATATGTCCACCCTGTCGGAACAAAACCCACAACCTTCGAGTACCCTCTTTCCTCCATGATCTCcttcattttcacaaaattcGGCCTAAAATAAGGCCATGTCTCACCCAATACATTCCACCCAACAACATGAACATCACTTTCACGCTCATCCTCTGTAAACACCCCACTATCACCGTACCCCAAGACACGCAGAATCTCCATTTTTCTAGCGTCCACATATATCTTCCTGTCACACCTCCGAGCAATTTCAAGCAAAATCTTCTCTTTCCCAATAACATAAGTAGCTACAAGAAACAAAACGTTTTTCATTAGGCCATCCTTGTCATACGCACCTCCTATTCTCTCTATGACACTTGCAACATACTCGACAGACTCATCTTGTGACGGAAACACAAATTTCGGATTACAATACGTAGTATCCAAGAAAACCGCATCCGATCCGGTAAATTCAGAGAAAAGAGGCTCTAATTTCATGGAATCGCAAAACCGGAAATCGCCCGTGTGAACAAACCTCTCGAATTTGCCGTTGGGACCTGGAATCCTGAACAGAAATTGCACCGCACCGGGACAATGATTCGCGTCGACAAGTGTAACCTCACTGCCGTCGATTGCAACAGTTTCGCGAAGCGGTAATGGAATGACGAACGGCGAAGGGACTTTGAGAACTTCAACGAGGAGACGAGCGGTAGTGTGGGAGCAGAAAACGACGCCTCTGGACCAATTGGGGGAGAGGCCGGTGTAGTGGTCGGAGTGGAAGTGGGAAAGGAAGTAGGAAACGGAGAAATCACCGGCGAAACGGAAGGCATCGATCGCGAAACGGGTTTTGGGGATGAGTTTGGACCGGGGAAAAGAGGTGGGAACGgaagcaagagagagagggagtggtGGTTCTTGTTGTTGGCGGAGGGATTGAAGGGCAGTGAGGAAGAGATGGGAGGAGTCCAGTGCTAGGGTTTCGGAGGATTGGGAGGCCATGGCCCATGGAACAGAGGGAGTCTAGCGGTGAGTGGTTTTCTTTGGAGGACTACAATGGAAGACGAGGCATTCTGGTGGGCGCGAGCAACGAGAAATAGGAGAGAGGCGCGTATTGTACATGTGAAGCGTACAAGTCGTAGGACGTAGGTTGTTCTATTTTACGAGAGCATTGGcattaaattaagagaaaatataaatcacatTTTACTGTACATAACATATTCTGTACACTAAGTgtattggataaaaaaaaaaaaaaaaaaacccacagcATTGGTGTACTGCAGTTATGGGCTGATGTTCAGAAGAATTCTTAAATTAActaaatacttttttatctttaaatttaataaatattactgAACATTGTTATATACAGTATTTAAATAGAGATTATattataaatctaattaatttttttttaattttttttaaaattataataatattcttattaaaataatattttttttatataataaagaatttgtACATACAATCttctaataaaaattactaataaaatttctcaatatcatttatatttactccatattaaattaattaaattatttttatccaaactataaactacagtaaatttatttttctttttatatttattatatctacaatataataatctcaaaaaatacatataagattattatattataaattgttagattgtgaaaatataaatgaatataatttgttagagattattaaagattatgaaaataaaataaataaaaaataataaaaatattttattattataaagagtgtggtaaataatttaatataaattttaaattttaaatgattaattaaatgtaaaaaaattatatattagtcaaaatttaaagaatagaataaacaattcaatattaatGCTCCGAGAGgtcattgttttttttcttgttttctttttttgacaagAATTGCTTGTTCTGTACTATACGAATTTAAAGTCGCTATGCAATCGTCCGCTCCGGTCTGTTCGGTTtcatgaattgaaaattttattttgtcccATCGGATCATTAGCTATCAATCTGATTAGATCAATGAACATTTTAATTTACAGATTAAGTCatctctttaatattttatatataattaataaatattaaataattttattatatatataattaatgatgattcttttaataaaaattatataattaatttatataattactatataataatatttaaaatatttatacatttgatGGATCTCGATCCgatctcatttaaaaacacaaCACTTCGAAATCGATTAATAGACTATTGGCCCGATCCAATCCGGTCTGCACCATTCGGTCTGATTGATTTCTTGAATTCGAACCAACCGCcgtctatttttataaaatttctttctaATATAATAACACTTTTCTTTATGAAATTGTGGGAAACGATGATCCTTATCCAAACCATATTAATTcgatttgttttaaataaaaaattattaataataaaaattaaatataataagttaTTGATGTAATTGAAAACGATAAAATTTAAACAGTTTTACTACATACAACCGGCTGGTACAACCGCCGAGTAACCGGCTGACGTAGCATCATCtgacagaataaaaaaaaaaccaaaaaaatgagTGAAAAGCATAAAGAAGACATGTGAGGAGAGAGAAACCCAAATACCAAACCCATAGTGAAGGGAAGATGCCGCACAGTTGGAAACCCATTTTACCACATCTTCAACATTCCTCCAGAGTGAAGTCCTAGTTTTCCTTCCTAAAAACTAAACCAACGGCCGTTGGCTTTCGCTCGTGTTACCAAATCAACGCCATAGGATTTTCTTCCTAATCTCCTTCATTTGTTTGGACTTCAAAACCCTCTTCGTCTTTCTCTGTCTCGTACGCACTGCACCCCATTTTCTCTTGGGAACATTTTATCGAATTTTGACTCAAGCATTTGGTGTTTACAATTCAATCTCTCTCCATTTTGTTCAAGATCGGTGATCCTGTCTCTGTCGGTGATGTGTAACCCTGTCTTCTCTCTTGTGTTTCATTTTCCTGGTTGAATCTCTGCACTAGTTCTATTATTgctgattttaatttagaaaggGACGAAATTTCCAAATCCAAACCCAGACACCCACAAgcacataaaatagataaatgcgtatttgcataaacaaacatagagagagagagagagagacttgtgCACAAACTCAAAAACCCAAACCACCACAAAAAGCTCCCAACAAGACAGGACTCCAAATTCCCACATAAATGAcacacaaaatcaaacccaaatcatAACACTTCCAGTCCCAATCCAAAATCACAAATGCTCAAACAACCGCAGAGTCTTTGAAAATTATGCTCGTTCCAAAGTTTCCACAGGAATTACAAGGATACTAGTGACCTAGCTAGCTTGGATTGATgggtttttttggtttgaagaatgAAAACCGTCGAATGAGGAAGTTGACTTCGAGTAAGGGGTTGTGGCAATCTAAAGGAGTCCTCGTTGTCCAAACCTCGTCGTTAAACGGAGGGTGAGATCAGAGTTTTGTTTTGAGGAACGACGAAGTTTGTTGAGAAATGAAGAAGTTTTTATCTCTCCGCCTACTACGaactttaaataaaacacaccgTTTCGTTATGACGTGGCGACTACCCGACGGTTACCCAGCCGGTTGTAAATAgcatttttgaaatttaaaatatgatgatCAATTATTCATTTATCATTCGAGTTATGCAGAAAGTACAAAACCAGCGCAAATATGAGCCTAATTGGTCACAGGGTTGCAGCTTGAACAAAAACATGTTAGGGATCCTGGGATCGAACCGTCGTTAATACTCCGCAATCATGATAATTCTTATAAGCCAGACAATGCTTAATCTTACTCATGTCCAGCTTGCTGATAAGCATTTGATGCAAGAAAAAAGTTATCTACAGTCGCTGTGCGTAACTACTGGAAAGTCAGTACCTACGTGAAAAATAAAACGGCACTATTTCAATCAAATGGAAAACGATCTGCTTCATCCCCTCTCCTTCATCTTCCCACAAACACTTCCTCCCTTCAAAGACCACTCTTCCCACGAACAACATTGCCTCCCTTTGAAGACCACGAACAAGCCCTCCTTTTGTCGTCTTTCGAGATCTTCCCTCCCACGAAGTTGCTCTGCCTCTCCACAAATCTTTAGCTAACCACTTAACGTTTTGTTAGTAATTTGGTATTATAATATCCAACGAATTTGAATATTATCTCAATTTCTGCAActctcaaaatttcatatttttaaggtattattttctgaaaatttaaGGTCCCTTCTGCAAAACTCATCCGGCATTTGTGTCGTTGAACTGTTGCATTATATGGATAGACTTCATATGGTTCCTGGGTATAATGGTTTTTGTTTGAAGCTATCCACTAGCTATTGTGTTttaattgtttgtaaatttaaacGCCATGTTTCCCCTATCGGGtaggttggaaaaaaaaatattttaggcaTCTCGTGTATTCCTTAATAAACGATAGAAATTCTACTTCATTTTTGTGGTTAGCTAAGTAGGTCAGGCCATATCCTCTCAGTTTCTTACATTGTAGAAGATAAAGTTTGAGGGAGTTAATCCAAGACTTCTTTCagatctcaatttttttttcttgatggaGAAATGCTTCAACGAACCAGGAATCCTTGATTGTGCTCTAATATACTATTCacccgaagaagaagaaaaatcttacattttcctttccttccaacatttttctttctttgctttgtcctttttggtttttttttctttccacgtAAGCTCCCCCATATACAGCCGATTACCCACCGTTTGCAAATGCCGCTTGTACGCAGTAGAGGTGTTGATGCAATTCTTAATGTTGACTAATCAAGCTCGAGACTCATCTGATAAAATTGGTCTTGTTTGCTttcaaaaaacatctcatctaatcattacaactttcctaattttcaatacaaaataactaaacaattcaactttttcaaatctcaaaacaaaaataagattaaaaaatatattataacaatattttattcaaatttttaactttaatctcaactaatctcgtctcgtctcatctgtaaaaacaaacaagccaGGCAGTATACGATCCATGAAAGTTCAAAacgcctagctagctaatagtATTAATAGCTGCATGCAATGCCCTAATTTGTCTTGCAATAATTTCAATGCATATTGCATACCTAGCTATAAT carries:
- the LOC108988120 gene encoding DNA ligase 6 isoform X3 produces the protein MASQSSETLALDSSHLFLTALQSLRQQQEPPLPLSLASVPTSFPRSKLIPKTRFAIDAFRFAGDFSVSYFLSHFHSDHYTGLSPNWSRGVVFCSHTTARLLVEVLKVPSPFVIPLPLRETVAIDGSEVTLVDANHCPGAVQFLFRIPGPNGKFERFVHTGDFRFCDSMKLEPLFSEFTGSDAVFLDTTYCNPKFVFPSQDESVEYVASVIERIGGAYDKDGLMKNVLFLVATYVIGKEKILLEIARRCDRKIYVDARKMEILRVLGYGDSGVFTEDERESDVHVVGWNVLGETWPYFRPNFVKMKEIMEERGYSKVVGFVPTGWTYEVKRNKFTVRSKDSFDIHLVPYSEHSNYDELRNYVKLLKPKRVVPTVGLDVENLESKHANKMRKHFAGFVDEMANKKEFLRGFYRGSFEMVEKDASGASNECLDRDNEAETSVSKVIKTGYPGFVLESSLSLKEPATQDPVLLNDEDASPLQQPCSQDLSMLNDDETEKIIQELCDCLPAWVTRSQILDLISSSGRDIVEAASNFYERETEFHKQVLASKASESSQKSLLNDSTSVSNPGFVTSNPVGSVDKFLSQFDKSVNLIDSIKSNISPGKRKRTIEAEPNKKVKVNSIKNGTSPGKTKTKTENKPDKKVKINTKSYSGGSKQPTITRFFSKVLPDVSQGGKVGTLLEESPKDENLVPDDDAKLYRDEIAQFIQIISGNESSNGYAATILNKTKGDVNKALDIYYCDTQGGLGDSVKSVLEQSNMDNYSPGQKKNASGKSEHTPDISVQALLTKDLDATLVALPSEKYDPIKHACWRSGQPAPYIHLARTFDLLEDEKGKIKATSMLCNMFRSLLTLSPEDVLPAVYLCTNKIAANHENIELNIGGSLVTSALEEACGTNRCKIREMYNKLGDLGDVAQECRQTQTLLVTPSPLLIRDVFSALRKISVQTGNGSTVRKKNLIVNLMCTCREKEMKFLVRTLIRNLRIGAMIRTVLPALAQAVVFNSSPGFYPEGRVDNLKDRLQCLSVAVVEAYNILPNLDLVVPSLMNKGIEFSSSTLSMVPGIPIKPMLAKITNGIPQALKLFEHKAFTCEYKYDGQRGQIHRLVDGSFHIFSRNGDETTSRFPDLINIIKESCKPSAVTFVLDAEVVAVDRKNGCRLMSFQELSSRGRGSKDTFITVNSIKVDICVFVFDIMFANGERLLGFPLRQRRKSMHLHIL
- the LOC108988120 gene encoding DNA ligase 6 isoform X1; translated protein: MASQSSETLALDSSHLFLTALQSLRQQQEPPLPLSLASVPTSFPRSKLIPKTRFAIDAFRFAGDFSVSYFLSHFHSDHYTGLSPNWSRGVVFCSHTTARLLVEVLKVPSPFVIPLPLRETVAIDGSEVTLVDANHCPGAVQFLFRIPGPNGKFERFVHTGDFRFCDSMKLEPLFSEFTGSDAVFLDTTYCNPKFVFPSQDESVEYVASVIERIGGAYDKDGLMKNVLFLVATYVIGKEKILLEIARRCDRKIYVDARKMEILRVLGYGDSGVFTEDERESDVHVVGWNVLGETWPYFRPNFVKMKEIMEERGYSKVVGFVPTGWTYEVKRNKFTVRSKDSFDIHLVPYSEHSNYDELRNYVKLLKPKRVVPTVGLDVENLESKHANKMRKHFAGFVDEMANKKEFLRGFYRGSFEMVEKDASGASNECLDRDNEAETSVSKVIKTGYPGFVLESSLSLKEPATQDPVLLNDEDASPLQQPCSQDLSMLNDDETEKIIQELCDCLPAWVTRSQILDLISSSGRDIVEAASNFYERETEFHKQVLASKASESSQKSLLNDSTSVSNPGFVTSNPVGSVDKFLSQFDKSVNLIDSIKSNISPGKRKRTIEAEPNKKVKVNSIKNGTSPGKTKTKTENKPDKKVKINTKSYSGGSKQPTITRFFSKVLPDVSQGGKVGTLLEESPKDENLVPDDDAKLYRDEIAQFIQIISGNESSNGYAATILNKTKGDVNKALDIYYCDTQGGLGDSVKSVLEQSNMDNYSPGQKKNASGKSEHTPDISVQALLTKDLDATLVALPSEKYDPIKHACWRSGQPAPYIHLARTFDLLEDEKGKIKATSMLCNMFRSLLTLSPEDVLPAVYLCTNKIAANHENIELNIGGSLVTSALEEACGTNRCKIREMYNKLGDLGDVAQECRQTQTLLVTPSPLLIRDVFSALRKISVQTGNGSTVRKKNLIVNLMCTCREKEMKFLVRTLIRNLRIGAMIRTVLPALAQAVVFNSSPGFYPEGRVDNLKDRLQCLSVAVVEAYNILPNLDLVVPSLMNKGIEFSSSTLSMVPGIPIKPMLAKITNGIPQALKLFEHKAFTCEYKYDGQRGQIHRLVDGSFHIFSRNGDETTSRFPDLINIIKESCKPSAVTFVLDAEVVAVDRKNGCRLMSFQELSSRGRGSKDTFITVNSIKVDICVFVFDIMFANGERLLGFPLRQRRKKLKELFCDEKLGYFEYAKEMTVEANDACMTNEATLSKINSFLEDAFRSSCEGIIVKSLDVDAEYSPSKRTDTWLKVKRDYVEGLCDSLDLVPIGAWHGNGRKAGWYSPFLVACYNPDTEEFQSVCRVMSGFADSFYREMKDFFSGDTILSKKPPYYLTAEVPDMWFLPELVWQIRGADFTLSPVHKAAIGLVHPSRGISIRFPRFICPVSDRNPEECSTAADVAEMFQSQTRRMDVAAED
- the LOC108988120 gene encoding DNA ligase 6 isoform X2; amino-acid sequence: MASQSSETLALDSSHLFLTALQSLRQQQEPPLPLSLASVPTSFPRSKLIPKTRFAIDAFRFAGDFSVSYFLSHFHSDHYTGLSPNWSRGVVFCSHTTARLLVEVLKVPSPFVIPLPLRETVAIDGSEVTLVDANHCPGAVQFLFRIPGPNGKFERFVHTGDFRFCDSMKLEPLFSEFTGSDAVFLDTTYCNPKFVFPSQDESVEYVASVIERIGGAYDKDGLMKNVLFLVATYVIGKEKILLEIARRCDRKIYVDARKMEILRVLGYGDSGVFTEDERESDVHVVGWNVLGETWPYFRPNFVKMKEIMEERGYSKVVGFVPTGWTYEVKRNKFTVRSKDSFDIHLVPYSEHSNYDELRNYVKLLKPKRVVPTVGLDVENLESKHANKMRKHFAGFVDEMANKKEFLRGFYRGSFEMVEKDASGASNECLDRDNEAETSVSKVIKTGYPGFVLESSLSLKEPATQDPVLLNDEDASPLQQPCSQDLSMLNDDETEKIIQELCDCLPAWVTRSQILDLISSSGRDIVEAASNFYERETEFHKQVLASKASESSQKSLLNDSTSVSNPGFVTSNPVGSVDKFLSQFDKSVNLIDSIKSNISPGKRKRTIEAEPNKKVKVNSIKNGTSPGKTKTKTENKPDKKVKINTKSYSGGSKQPTITRFFSKVLPDVSQGGKVGTLLEESPKDENLVPDDDAKLYRDEIAQFIQIISGNESSNGYAATILNKTKGDVNKALDIYYCDTQGGLGDSVKSVLEQSNMDNYSPGQKKNASGKSEHTPDISVQALLTKDLDATLVALPSEKYDPIKHACWRSGQPAPYIHLARTFDLLEDEKGKIKATSMLCNMFRSLLTLSPEDVLPAVYLCTNKIAANHENIELNIGGSLVTSALEEACGTNRCKIREMYNKLGDLGDVAQECRQTQTLLVTPSPLLIRDVFSALRKISVQTGNGSTVRKKNLIVNLMCTCREKEMKFLVRTLIRNLRIGAMIRTVLPALAQAVVFNSSPGFYPEGRVDNLKDRLQDLVVPSLMNKGIEFSSSTLSMVPGIPIKPMLAKITNGIPQALKLFEHKAFTCEYKYDGQRGQIHRLVDGSFHIFSRNGDETTSRFPDLINIIKESCKPSAVTFVLDAEVVAVDRKNGCRLMSFQELSSRGRGSKDTFITVNSIKVDICVFVFDIMFANGERLLGFPLRQRRKKLKELFCDEKLGYFEYAKEMTVEANDACMTNEATLSKINSFLEDAFRSSCEGIIVKSLDVDAEYSPSKRTDTWLKVKRDYVEGLCDSLDLVPIGAWHGNGRKAGWYSPFLVACYNPDTEEFQSVCRVMSGFADSFYREMKDFFSGDTILSKKPPYYLTAEVPDMWFLPELVWQIRGADFTLSPVHKAAIGLVHPSRGISIRFPRFICPVSDRNPEECSTAADVAEMFQSQTRRMDVAAED